In the Pedobacter cryoconitis genome, AAATTACTTTAAAACCTGAACATTTCCTACAGGAAGCTATCTGCTTCTCTATAGGCCTGAATAACGCGCAACTCCCCTTCTTTGCTCTTTATTGAATTGCCATGCTCCATGCCCATCACTCCTTTGTATCCTTTTTGGTGCAGATGTTTAAATAGGTTTTTATAGTTAATTTCACCAGTGCCTGGTTCATTTCTTCCCGGGTTATCACCAATTTGCACGTAGGCAATCTCCTCCCAGCAGCGATCAATATTGATGATCAGATTTCCTTCTGTCCGTTGCATATGGTAGATGTCGAAAAGTATTTTGCAAGATGGACTATTGACTGCCTTACAAACATTATAAGTCTCATGTGTCTGTTGCAGAAATAGTTCTGGTGTGTCACTTAAAGTTTCCAATACCATGATCAGGCCATGGGGCTCAAAAATCTCTGCACCTGCGCGCATGGCATCTACGACATTGGCCATTTGGATCCCATAAGGAAGTTTACGTTCATAGAATCCAGGGACTACGGTGGCCCATTTCGCATTGCAGCGTTTTGCAGCTTCAACAGAACGATGGCAAGTCTCTATAAATTTATCCTTGAATTCTTTTTTACCAGTGGTCAGGGATGTTTTCCAGTTATCACCCCCATCTACCACGAATACACCCATTCTCATGCCAAGCTTAGCAAGTAAATCGCCAATTTTCGTCTGTTCCGCTACAGGTCTGCCTATAAAGCCATTGTCCTCAATTGACCTGAATCCCTGGTCATACATGTATTGGATCTGATCCAGAAAGCTTTTTCCTGCATGCTGGGCGAACATGCCTTGATGAGGTGCATAATCCAGATTAAATGTTTTGCCAGCCAGCATTTGTATTTTTTCCGGAGAGCCAGCCACCGCATTTACGGAAGAACCTGCAATCAGTGCACCCGTTGCAATTGCACTATTTCTTAAAAATTCTATTCTGTTCATATTAAAATGGTTAAGCTATTTTATGTTTTGTTGCTATATAAACTGGTGTTTTTAAAGCAATCATATAGCTATTGTTGTTAATTTACGATCATTTTCTTAAACCCGGCAGTCAGCGTGTCTGTAACCGTTCCATCTTTGCGGTGATAGATCAAGTAAGCCTCCATGTTTTTCTTTGCACTGACAAAGGCCAGCGCCTGTTCAACGGACATTGCCATAACCGCATTGTCATATCCATCGGCAGTTAAAGCATCTTTAGCATATAGTGTTACACTAATCAATTGATTGTCCAGCGGATAACCTGTTTTTGGATTAATCAAATGAGAGATTTTCTTTCCACCTGCCTGTAAATACTTCCTGTAATTTCCCGAAGTCGTAACTGCACCCTCATTGAAACTAATCACATGCCTGAGTTGTGGTTCTGACTGCTCATTTAATGCTGGTCCTTCGATACCAACCCGGAGTGCAGTCCCATCAGGCTTTGGCCCCTTCATCCTGATCTCTCCACCTATTTCCACTACAAAGCAGTGGATTCCCTTTTGTAACAGATAATCTGCTACCACATCCACACTATAGCCTTGTGCTATCCCATTGAGATCAATTTGTACACCTGGTTGCTTTTTAAAAAGCTCATTTCCCTGAACTCCGAGCAGATTCATGCCCACATTTTTCAACAATTCCTTAATTCTGGCGCTATCCGGAAACACAGCAATTGGTTTTGGCCCAAAACCCCAGGCCTGAACTAAAGGAGCTACAGTGATATCAAACTTGCCCTGCGTAGCCTCATAAATTTCAAATGATTTATTGATCACTTGCATAAAATGACTGTCTATACTTAAAGCTTTAGTGGCGCTGTTAAACTTACTGATCAAAGAATAAGACTTATATAAAGACATTGAGGAGTCAATTTTTAATAAAATACTATCTACCTCAGCCCCGCTGACTAATGGAGATTCAGCAAAATACTTAATGGAATAATCCGTTCCCTGGGCATAACCACGTAAAGTATATTGCTGCTGTTCCTTCTTTTTAACAAAGAAAGAAAACAACAGCAATATACTAATCATCAGAGTTTGATGGATGAAACCCACGGCTTATAATTAAATTACTTTAGTTTTTCCAGGCGTTGGAATTGGATATAATCCATGCTCATCAGGCATCAATTTTGGGTTGGCGGTCCAGCTCAGTTCAGCCGGAAACAAGCTATTGTCTGCATTCAAAGCCTCGTCCCATTTGATCGTCTGACCAGAATAAGTAGCATACCTGCCTATTATTGAAGTAAAGCAACTTTTAGCCCCGCGTTCTGCATCGCTGAATTTAAACTCTCCTTTAGCAATAGCAGCAAACAACTCATCATGTTCTGTTTGGTAAGGATTTTTATTTCCTTTAGTCGGGTGACTGAATATTTCTTTGCCTTTATGGTCCGATAATATGCCATGATTACCTGCCGATAGATAAGCTTTGCCCTTTGTTCCCTGGAAACTTTCGTCCACTCTGTTTTCTGTACCTTCAAAATGGCGGCACTGGCTATAAATCACAGCTCCATCTGCGTAAGTTAACTCTACAGCATGGTTATCATAGATTTCCCCATAATCTTTTCCTGTTCTCCAGGCGCGGCTGCCAGTTCCCTGTACAGAAACCGGGTAAGCCCCTTTTATCCAGTTTGCAATGTCAATATTATGTACATGCTGTTCTACGATATGATCCCCGCAAAGCCAGTTGAAATAATACCAGTTGCGCATCTGATATTCCATTTCTGTTTGCTGGGCCTGGCGTTTTTTAACCCAAACCCCACCACTGTTCCAATACACCTGGCCACTATAAATTTCACCTATAGCCCCATCTTCTATTCTCTTCATTGTTTCCGTGTAATTGGTCTGGTACCTGCGCTGCAAACCAACTACTACATTCAGCTTTTTCTGCTTAGCAATTTCTGCTGCCGCCAGTACTCTCCGGATTCCCGGTGAATCAACTGCTACAGGTTTTTCCATAAAAACATGTTTCCCCTGTTTAACAGCTTCTTCAAAATGACCAGGCCTGAATCCCGGAGGGGTTACCAATAAGACTACATCAGCCAATGCAATAGCTTGCTTATAAGCCTCAAAACCTATAAAACGACGTTCTTTAGGGACATCGACTTTATCTTTAAATTTATCAAAAAGGACTTTATAGCTATTGTCCATTCTATCCTGGAAAGCATCGGCCATAGCCACCAGCTTAACATTCTGAGTGGTGCTTAAAGCTTGAAAAGCAGCACCAGTGCCACGGTCTCCACAACCGATCAAGGCAATCTTAATTGTATCATCAGTGGAAGTGTGCCCGCCTGCAAAAGCGAATTGATTTAACAATACACCTCCGGCAATCAGTGCCGAAGACTTTAAAAATTCGCGGCGTTTCTCACGCAATTCTTCATTGTTCATAGTAAAATCTTTTTAGGTTCTATTTGGTTGTTCAATGTGTTTAATAATCGGCAATCACAGGTTGATCATAATAAGCTGTGATTTCAGCTTTAGAAGGTGTATTTACAGGCCTTACCAGGCGCATCCCGATAAAAGGGGCTTCAGGAAACCACCAGTTGCTCTTTGGAATCTGAGGATCAAGCTGTTTCCATACCGGATCAGAAGCGAGCCTGGCTGCTGAACGTAAATCTAACGGCGTATCCTCATAAGAACCTCCCCGAATTACATGGGCATATAATTTTGAAGGAGCAGCTACCGGATTAATGGCAACTCCTTTTTGGTTTGCAGCATAAAAATCTGCCGCATACTGGTCATACGTCCATTCTCCAACATTTCCATATAAGTCAAACAAGCCCCAGGGATTCGGTTTTTTCTGTCCTACAGCATGAGTTTTACCCCCGCTGTTCTCCTTAAACCAGCCATAATCGGCTAATCCGGCTGCTGCATCTCCAAAAGTATATTCACTAGTACTTCCCGCTCTGCAAGCATACTCCCATTCTGCCTCTGTCGGTAAGCGGTAAAACACTCCTGTTCTGGCATATAACCATTTACAATACTGTATGGCATTGTAATGTGTCATAGCCAGTGCAGGATGGTTTTCCTTTCCCATTCCAAAAGTCATATCAAGATAAGGTTTGGTTGGTCTGGTTACTGCATCTACATTTGCAGGTACAGGTACTATACTGTGAGACGTCTCGTAATCCTTGTATAAAAAAGGCTCGTATAAATCCCACGTCAACTCAAAAGTTGCCATCCAGAAAGCATCCAGTTTTACCCGGTGTACAGGCAATTCATCCGCTTTTCCCTTTTTACTCCCCATCAGAAATTCTCCTGCGGGAATAGCCTGCATCGTGAAACTTAATTTGGTGCCCTCAATTTGCTGCGTATACGATTTCTCTTGTGCAAACGAAAAAAAGGCACTCAGCAATAGTGGTACTGTAATTAATAATTTAACACTCATCATTTAATACCCGGGGTTCTGTTTTAATTCTTTGTTCTTAAAAACTTCATCACGCTCAAATGGTCTGAAATATACCTTTTCTGCCCATTTACGACTTTCCTGAGCAGTTTCAACAGTTGTCGTATAAGTATAATCGTAAACTGAAGGATCGTAATGATAAGGCGCTGACATCGTTTGTCCGGATTTAAACTTACCCGTAACTTTGATATAAGTAGGTTGTCTGCCTAAAGTTTCTTCAGCAATCATCCAGCGGCGTGTATCATGATAACGCTGCTCTTCATAAGCCATTTCAATTCTGCGCTCGTGGCGGTAAGTATCCTTTAACTCTGTTGATGAACTTGAGCTCACAGCCGGCATACCAGCTCTGAACCTGATCCTGTTCAACCAGACAATAGCCTGATCGGTCTGACCTAATTCAATACTGGCCTCAATATAATTCAGCACAGCCTCTGTATACCTGAAAAAAGGCCATGGCACAAACTGCGGCATTGAAGCATCTACAATAGCAGGGTCCGGATCAGTAAATTTCTGCAGATAATAGCCAGTCCAGCTTCCGTTCCAGTTTTCAATAGAACTTCCGCGGGTATCAAGCCCTTTGAAATTGATTACATTACCGCCCTCTTTCAAATCATATTCTCCAGTCTGGATCTGATTGGCAGGATCGACATTTCCAGAAACCTTGTCTCTTGGTTTCCATCCCGCACCATCATACAGTATTGTAGCATAAAAGCGCGGATCACGATTTTGATACGGTGCATTCTTCTGTGCAGTATTTGCCCAGCTGAACTTAGTCCCGTCTGTCATCTCGTAATCATCAACCATCAAGCCAATGGGTGTATTACCAGCCCAATTGTGATATCCATTCGGGCCATTCGCACGCGCATAACGGTTATCACTCCGGTCAATAAAATAGCGTGCAAATATCAATTCTGAACTTGCCGAAGCATCTATACCCGGCGCTTTACTTTCTCCGCCCATGGCAATGCTTTTATAATTATTCATACCGTCTTTCATTGATACTTTCTCGCTGAGAGACAGTTTATAACCACTACCTGCATCTATTACTGCTTTAGCTGCATCTTGTGCCGCTTTCCAGCGTTGCATCCGGTCTCCAGTTATATAACCAAGAAATTCGGGATTGGCATAACCAGAAATAACCCCTTTAGATTTTGATCTGGCAGTTGGTGAATCATGTAAATCACTTGCTGCATACAACAGAACTCTTGATTTTAAAGCCATTGCAGCTAAAGAAGAAGTCCTTCCTTTTTGCGTAGATTTTCCTGTCAGTTCCTTGATTGCATCATCGCAATCTTTAACTATAAAATTCACACACTCTTCATAAGTTGCTCTTTTCGCAGCATAGTCCTCATTCAGCGCATAAACTTTTGTAATCAATGGCACACTGCCGTAAAAACGGGTCAGCTGATGATAAAAATAAGCTCTTAAAAAGTGTGCTTCACCCAACAACTGATCTTTCACGTTTTTATCAGTAATCCCATTGTCGGCCCCTGATAATTTTTCGATGGTGATGTTACAAGATCTGATCCGGTTATACATTCTGTTATAAGCCCAGGTATCATCCACCCAACCTAAAGTTGTCGGATTTATAATTCCGGCATTCACCAAATCAATTCCTCTGTTAGGGTGCGTAAATAAAGATTCATCAGTCACAGAAGACAACATTTGTTCTGGAAAACCGCCATTACCCAGTCCATTGTAAATTTCGGTCACAAAAGCCTGTGCCAGCGCCGGATCTTTCCAGATCAGTTCCGAAGGAATTTGGGTAGGCGGAGTTACAGTCAGGAAATCTTTTTTACATCCGCAGATAAATGAGGCCAGCAGTGCGGTGGTCAGTAGTATATAAGTATTTTTGAATATCGGGTTCATATGTTTAGATCTATAGATAGTGAGTTTAAAAAGTGACTTTGATCCCTGTATTGATCACCCTTGCCTGTGGATAATACTGTGCACTGGAGTTGGTTGATTCCGGATCCCAGATTCCAATTTTATCCACTGTAATCAGGTTTAAGCCGTTAACATATACTCTTAGCGCACTAATGCCGGCTTTTTTACACCATGTTGATGGTAAAGTATAGCCTATCTCTACATTTTTCAGTCTGACATAATTATTACTGCGCAGCCAATAAGTATTTCTGCCTGCGTTGTTAAAATCTGTATAATACGTTTTACCACGGTTCGACAAACGAGGGAACTCACTGCTTGGATTATCAATGGTCCAGCGGTTTTTATAAGACCAGTCCAGGAAGTTTCCAATATCTCCCGACTCTGTAAGGCCTACTATTTGAACACCTCCGCTAGCGCCCTGTACCAAGGCAGAGAAGTCAAAATTCTTATACTGTAAAGTCAGGTTAAAACCACCTGTAAAAGTTGGTGTGCTGGTTTTATCAGACCTGATGCGGTCGTCCCCATCTATTTTACCATCTCCATTTACATCTCTGAATTTCATGTCTCCAGGAAGCAGGTTGTTTGTTAACGCGCTGTAATTAATCGTATTAGCTTTAATTTCCGCGGCGTCCCTAAATACCCCTGCATACTCATAAATCAAATCCGTACCTGTTGGCATCCCTGTAGATTGCTGCCACGAAGGTGCACCTGGTGTTTCATCCCAGAAAATGATCTTGTTTTTAGAATATCCCCCATT is a window encoding:
- a CDS encoding hydroxypyruvate isomerase family protein, with protein sequence MNRIEFLRNSAIATGALIAGSSVNAVAGSPEKIQMLAGKTFNLDYAPHQGMFAQHAGKSFLDQIQYMYDQGFRSIEDNGFIGRPVAEQTKIGDLLAKLGMRMGVFVVDGGDNWKTSLTTGKKEFKDKFIETCHRSVEAAKRCNAKWATVVPGFYERKLPYGIQMANVVDAMRAGAEIFEPHGLIMVLETLSDTPELFLQQTHETYNVCKAVNSPSCKILFDIYHMQRTEGNLIINIDRCWEEIAYVQIGDNPGRNEPGTGEINYKNLFKHLHQKGYKGVMGMEHGNSIKSKEGELRVIQAYREADSFL
- a CDS encoding FAD:protein FMN transferase, producing MISILLLFSFFVKKKEQQQYTLRGYAQGTDYSIKYFAESPLVSGAEVDSILLKIDSSMSLYKSYSLISKFNSATKALSIDSHFMQVINKSFEIYEATQGKFDITVAPLVQAWGFGPKPIAVFPDSARIKELLKNVGMNLLGVQGNELFKKQPGVQIDLNGIAQGYSVDVVADYLLQKGIHCFVVEIGGEIRMKGPKPDGTALRVGIEGPALNEQSEPQLRHVISFNEGAVTTSGNYRKYLQAGGKKISHLINPKTGYPLDNQLISVTLYAKDALTADGYDNAVMAMSVEQALAFVSAKKNMEAYLIYHRKDGTVTDTLTAGFKKMIVN
- a CDS encoding Gfo/Idh/MocA family protein, with the translated sequence MNNEELREKRREFLKSSALIAGGVLLNQFAFAGGHTSTDDTIKIALIGCGDRGTGAAFQALSTTQNVKLVAMADAFQDRMDNSYKVLFDKFKDKVDVPKERRFIGFEAYKQAIALADVVLLVTPPGFRPGHFEEAVKQGKHVFMEKPVAVDSPGIRRVLAAAEIAKQKKLNVVVGLQRRYQTNYTETMKRIEDGAIGEIYSGQVYWNSGGVWVKKRQAQQTEMEYQMRNWYYFNWLCGDHIVEQHVHNIDIANWIKGAYPVSVQGTGSRAWRTGKDYGEIYDNHAVELTYADGAVIYSQCRHFEGTENRVDESFQGTKGKAYLSAGNHGILSDHKGKEIFSHPTKGNKNPYQTEHDELFAAIAKGEFKFSDAERGAKSCFTSIIGRYATYSGQTIKWDEALNADNSLFPAELSWTANPKLMPDEHGLYPIPTPGKTKVI
- a CDS encoding formylglycine-generating enzyme family protein, whose product is MSVKLLITVPLLLSAFFSFAQEKSYTQQIEGTKLSFTMQAIPAGEFLMGSKKGKADELPVHRVKLDAFWMATFELTWDLYEPFLYKDYETSHSIVPVPANVDAVTRPTKPYLDMTFGMGKENHPALAMTHYNAIQYCKWLYARTGVFYRLPTEAEWEYACRAGSTSEYTFGDAAAGLADYGWFKENSGGKTHAVGQKKPNPWGLFDLYGNVGEWTYDQYAADFYAANQKGVAINPVAAPSKLYAHVIRGGSYEDTPLDLRSAARLASDPVWKQLDPQIPKSNWWFPEAPFIGMRLVRPVNTPSKAEITAYYDQPVIADY
- a CDS encoding RagB/SusD family nutrient uptake outer membrane protein produces the protein MNPIFKNTYILLTTALLASFICGCKKDFLTVTPPTQIPSELIWKDPALAQAFVTEIYNGLGNGGFPEQMLSSVTDESLFTHPNRGIDLVNAGIINPTTLGWVDDTWAYNRMYNRIRSCNITIEKLSGADNGITDKNVKDQLLGEAHFLRAYFYHQLTRFYGSVPLITKVYALNEDYAAKRATYEECVNFIVKDCDDAIKELTGKSTQKGRTSSLAAMALKSRVLLYAASDLHDSPTARSKSKGVISGYANPEFLGYITGDRMQRWKAAQDAAKAVIDAGSGYKLSLSEKVSMKDGMNNYKSIAMGGESKAPGIDASASSELIFARYFIDRSDNRYARANGPNGYHNWAGNTPIGLMVDDYEMTDGTKFSWANTAQKNAPYQNRDPRFYATILYDGAGWKPRDKVSGNVDPANQIQTGEYDLKEGGNVINFKGLDTRGSSIENWNGSWTGYYLQKFTDPDPAIVDASMPQFVPWPFFRYTEAVLNYIEASIELGQTDQAIVWLNRIRFRAGMPAVSSSSSTELKDTYRHERRIEMAYEEQRYHDTRRWMIAEETLGRQPTYIKVTGKFKSGQTMSAPYHYDPSVYDYTYTTTVETAQESRKWAEKVYFRPFERDEVFKNKELKQNPGY